The following coding sequences lie in one Amycolatopsis cihanbeyliensis genomic window:
- a CDS encoding maleylpyruvate isomerase family mycothiol-dependent enzyme, with protein sequence MPRPDPAAEDGGEAMITMPHQAKQLLVDALAEQWSSLAQVLGELTASDWSAPSPLPGWTVHDIVAHLIGTEATLNGQQPPTDPTDYSARPHVRNELGEFNELWVSSMRDHTPEQLRTRFAEVTAARRAALAAMSQEDFDAPSWTPLGPGTYADFMRLRVFDSWMHEQDIRFTVGKPGHDHGTCAELVVDVIVDRLGVLIGKTLDAPQGSSVTLTLTGPVRRQAHVLVEGTANLVHELPCPATATLRLSSTLCTRLVGGRVEPDDHLADIRITGDTDLGTRLVRSFVSTP encoded by the coding sequence ATGCCGCGCCCGGACCCGGCAGCCGAGGACGGAGGCGAGGCGATGATCACCATGCCGCACCAGGCGAAGCAGTTGCTCGTCGACGCTCTCGCCGAGCAGTGGTCCAGTCTGGCCCAGGTGCTCGGCGAGCTCACCGCCAGCGACTGGTCCGCCCCCAGTCCCCTGCCGGGCTGGACGGTGCACGACATCGTCGCGCACCTCATCGGCACCGAAGCCACGCTGAACGGGCAACAGCCACCGACCGACCCCACGGACTACTCGGCGCGGCCGCATGTGCGTAACGAGCTCGGCGAGTTCAACGAGCTGTGGGTGAGCTCCATGCGCGACCACACGCCGGAACAGTTGCGTACCCGGTTCGCCGAGGTCACCGCGGCCAGGCGAGCCGCGCTGGCCGCGATGTCACAGGAGGACTTCGACGCGCCGAGTTGGACCCCGCTCGGGCCCGGCACGTACGCGGACTTCATGCGGCTGCGCGTGTTCGACTCCTGGATGCACGAGCAGGACATCCGGTTCACGGTCGGCAAACCAGGCCACGACCACGGCACCTGCGCGGAGCTGGTGGTCGACGTCATCGTGGACCGGCTGGGCGTGCTGATCGGCAAGACCCTCGACGCGCCGCAGGGCAGCAGCGTCACCCTGACCCTGACCGGACCGGTGCGGCGCCAGGCGCATGTGCTCGTCGAGGGCACGGCCAACCTGGTCCACGAACTGCCCTGCCCGGCCACCGCCACCCTCCGGCTGTCATCCACCCTGTGTACCCGACTGGTGGGCGGCCGTGTCGAGCCGGACGACCACCTCGCCGACATCCGGATCACCGGCGACACCGACCTGGGTACGCGCCTGGTACGCAGCTTCGTCTCCACGCCGTAG
- a CDS encoding DUF4192 domain-containing protein: MTTTTAVSEIKIKLRDPAQLLAATPALLGFRPEDSLVLIAHAMPRGDRIGLVLRGDLPPPGHEHELARHLAAPLVADGAVGVTVVVVGRHPGESEDGSARVVHSTLVDAVSAVLGEWGMRTMHALWVPRIEKGARYHCYVDSTCTGVLPEPTTTAAAAAVASAGQVTFGSREAMERLLAPVEDDVLARRSERLTAACEESADPDTRTERHCREVCGALGELARGELGLDDDRVVALARALSDTRVRDACLTTVLPRGSHRSLVAEQLWLRLIREVPAPERAEAACLLGYSAYMRGEGALAGMAFDSALRADPAHVLSGLMVRALRAGMPPARLLTLAEAEDVLDLERPFGRATAPRGPG, from the coding sequence ATGACCACGACCACGGCAGTTTCCGAGATCAAGATCAAGCTTCGGGATCCGGCGCAGTTGCTGGCGGCCACGCCAGCCTTGCTCGGATTCCGCCCCGAGGACTCGCTCGTGCTCATCGCACATGCCATGCCCCGGGGCGACCGGATCGGGCTGGTGCTCCGCGGTGACCTACCGCCACCAGGCCACGAACACGAGCTCGCCCGGCACCTCGCCGCGCCACTGGTCGCCGACGGCGCGGTCGGCGTCACCGTCGTGGTGGTCGGCAGGCACCCGGGTGAGTCGGAGGACGGGTCCGCGCGCGTCGTGCACAGCACGTTGGTCGACGCGGTGTCCGCCGTGCTCGGCGAGTGGGGCATGCGCACGATGCATGCCCTGTGGGTACCGCGGATCGAGAAGGGGGCACGTTATCACTGCTATGTCGACTCCACCTGTACCGGAGTGTTGCCCGAGCCGACCACGACCGCCGCGGCCGCCGCCGTGGCGAGCGCCGGCCAGGTCACCTTCGGCAGCAGGGAAGCCATGGAACGGCTGCTGGCTCCGGTCGAGGACGACGTCCTTGCCCGCCGCTCGGAACGGCTGACCGCCGCCTGCGAGGAGTCCGCGGACCCGGACACGCGTACCGAGCGGCACTGCCGCGAGGTGTGCGGCGCGCTGGGTGAGCTGGCTCGTGGTGAGCTGGGCCTGGACGACGATCGGGTGGTGGCGCTGGCCCGTGCCCTGTCCGACACCCGCGTGCGGGACGCCTGCCTCACCACCGTGCTGCCCCGGGGGAGTCACCGGTCACTGGTCGCCGAGCAACTGTGGCTACGGCTGATCCGTGAGGTACCCGCCCCCGAGCGCGCCGAGGCGGCCTGCCTGCTCGGCTACTCCGCGTACATGCGCGGGGAAGGTGCCTTGGCGGGCATGGCCTTCGACAGTGCGCTACGAGCGGACCCCGCGCATGTCCTTTCCGGACTGATGGTGCGCGCGCTCCGGGCGGGGATGCCGCCGGCGAGGCTGCTGACGCTCGCCGAGGCGGAGGACGTCCTCGATCTGGAACGCCCGTTCGGCCGAGCTACCGCGCCGCGCGGCCCTGGGTGA
- a CDS encoding TetR/AcrR family transcriptional regulator gives MGRTSDARERIVRAAARLFLARSYVSVGVGEVCAAAEVRKGSFYHFFPSKADLAIAVIDLHAAGLHDRLDRGAHADPAEALFAIPDTIGEIQLGFESRFGQVVGCPFGNLATELATCEDAVRAHLSTLFASWTGKLTATCRRAAEAGLLRADTDPDRLAHLLLACAQGTIMLAKVDRSPAAGIPEALRGLINAHLTEEVAA, from the coding sequence GTGGGACGAACCTCGGATGCCAGGGAACGGATCGTGCGGGCGGCGGCACGGTTGTTCCTGGCCCGCAGCTACGTGTCGGTCGGGGTGGGTGAGGTGTGCGCCGCCGCGGAGGTGCGGAAAGGCAGCTTCTACCACTTCTTCCCTTCCAAGGCCGACCTGGCGATCGCCGTGATAGACCTGCACGCCGCCGGGCTGCACGACCGGCTCGACCGCGGCGCACACGCGGACCCCGCGGAGGCACTGTTCGCCATCCCGGACACCATCGGCGAGATCCAGCTCGGCTTCGAGAGTCGGTTCGGCCAGGTGGTCGGCTGCCCCTTCGGCAACCTCGCCACCGAGCTGGCCACCTGCGAGGACGCCGTCCGCGCGCACCTGTCCACGCTGTTCGCGAGCTGGACGGGCAAACTCACGGCGACCTGCCGCCGGGCCGCGGAGGCCGGGCTGTTGCGCGCGGACACCGACCCGGACCGGTTGGCGCACCTGCTGCTCGCCTGCGCCCAGGGGACGATCATGCTCGCCAAGGTCGACCGGTCCCCGGCCGCAGGCATCCCTGAGGCGCTGCGCGGCCTGATCAACGCGCACCTGACCGAGGAGGTGGCGGCGTGA
- a CDS encoding ABC transporter substrate-binding protein encodes MLAGGLALVLLACGTNGDGGTAGQATRVTLGYVSAVDQMGAAVALDLGFYEEAGLDVTLAQPFPTGVDALNALSAGDVDFVQVGVPSFGAVLEGMDLVYLGNYSGSATRLGIDETMAVVAEPDSGINPDDLSTLAGKRIGVSEGTINHLYLLNLLKAEGIPVSEVRIVNTPPPDMAVALQTGGVDAIAAWDPWPITARESVDGAFEVVRGGGYLAYIGYLVSTREYLEGNRDAVSALLTARAAADRWIRQHPDEAAGVTVRWIPGTELEVAKEAMRYNIVQLDPRFSACNYLALDTMVRAFAEQGVIEGTYDPNDHMVPDPVLEVMAQRPELFEDLPDIPEAARISPGYVFRRAEAEQACPAG; translated from the coding sequence ATGCTCGCCGGCGGCCTGGCGCTGGTACTTCTCGCCTGCGGAACGAACGGCGACGGCGGGACGGCGGGCCAGGCGACACGGGTGACACTCGGCTACGTGTCGGCGGTAGACCAGATGGGTGCGGCCGTCGCGCTGGACCTCGGTTTCTACGAGGAGGCCGGCCTGGACGTCACGCTGGCGCAACCGTTTCCCACCGGGGTGGACGCGCTCAACGCGTTGAGCGCCGGTGATGTCGACTTCGTCCAGGTGGGGGTACCCAGCTTCGGTGCCGTGCTGGAGGGCATGGACCTGGTGTACCTCGGCAACTACAGCGGGAGCGCCACCCGGCTCGGGATCGACGAGACGATGGCGGTGGTGGCCGAGCCCGACTCCGGGATCAACCCCGATGACCTCTCCACCCTGGCGGGTAAGCGGATCGGCGTGTCCGAGGGAACCATCAACCACCTGTACCTGCTCAACCTGCTGAAAGCCGAAGGAATCCCGGTTTCCGAGGTCCGGATCGTCAACACCCCGCCACCCGATATGGCCGTCGCCCTGCAGACCGGGGGCGTGGACGCGATCGCGGCCTGGGACCCCTGGCCGATCACGGCGCGGGAGTCGGTGGACGGTGCCTTCGAGGTGGTCCGCGGCGGCGGTTATCTCGCCTACATCGGCTACCTCGTCTCCACCCGGGAGTACCTGGAAGGCAACCGCGACGCGGTATCGGCGCTGCTGACCGCGCGTGCCGCGGCGGACCGGTGGATCCGGCAGCACCCGGACGAGGCGGCCGGGGTGACGGTGCGCTGGATCCCGGGTACCGAACTCGAAGTGGCCAAGGAGGCGATGCGGTACAACATCGTGCAACTCGACCCGCGTTTCTCGGCGTGCAATTACCTGGCGCTGGACACCATGGTGCGGGCCTTCGCCGAGCAGGGCGTCATCGAGGGCACCTACGACCCCAACGACCACATGGTTCCCGATCCCGTTCTCGAGGTCATGGCGCAGCGCCCCGAACTGTTCGAAGACCTGCCGGATATCCCGGAGGCGGCGCGGATCAGCCCCGGCTACGTCTTCCGCCGCGCGGAGGCGGAGCAGGCATGCCCCGCAGGCTGA
- a CDS encoding ABC transporter ATP-binding protein, giving the protein MSALEIHRLRKEFVDARTGEVVPALEEVSFGIGRGEFVAVLGPSGCGKTTLLNIVAGFERQTAGTVEVNGEPVEGPSPERGVVFQHFALFPWKTVLGNVLFGLRMRGVPRREREPVARRFLELVGLAGFERKFPHELSGGMQQRLGVARVLANEPAIMLMDEPFGSLDAQTRRTLQVELMTIVEASRPTVFFVTHDVEEAVFLADRIVVLSSRPGRVREIVPVPLGRPRYWRAVLESPDFRRTAGHLMDLLAGGEPSVQDDPDSA; this is encoded by the coding sequence ATGAGCGCGCTCGAGATCCACCGGTTGCGCAAGGAGTTCGTCGACGCGCGCACCGGCGAGGTGGTGCCGGCACTCGAGGAGGTCTCGTTCGGTATCGGGCGTGGCGAGTTCGTCGCCGTGCTCGGACCGAGCGGCTGCGGCAAGACCACGCTGCTGAACATCGTGGCCGGGTTCGAGCGGCAGACCGCGGGGACGGTCGAGGTCAACGGTGAGCCCGTCGAAGGACCCTCGCCGGAACGCGGGGTGGTGTTTCAGCACTTCGCGCTGTTCCCGTGGAAGACGGTGCTGGGAAACGTCCTGTTCGGGCTGCGCATGCGTGGGGTTCCCCGGCGGGAACGCGAACCGGTGGCCAGGCGGTTCCTGGAACTGGTCGGGCTGGCCGGGTTCGAACGGAAGTTCCCACATGAGTTGTCCGGCGGGATGCAGCAACGGCTCGGGGTGGCGCGGGTCCTGGCCAACGAACCCGCGATCATGCTGATGGACGAGCCGTTCGGAAGCCTGGACGCGCAGACCCGCCGCACCTTGCAGGTAGAGCTCATGACCATTGTCGAAGCCAGCCGCCCCACCGTGTTCTTCGTGACGCACGACGTCGAGGAGGCCGTGTTCCTTGCTGACCGGATCGTGGTCCTCAGCAGCCGCCCCGGCCGGGTGCGCGAGATCGTCCCTGTGCCGCTGGGCCGGCCGCGGTATTGGCGTGCGGTGCTGGAGAGCCCGGATTTCCGGCGCACGGCAGGTCATCTGATGGATCTGCTGGCGGGAGGTGAGCCGAGTGTCCAGGACGATCCGGATTCTGCGTGA
- a CDS encoding maleylpyruvate isomerase family mycothiol-dependent enzyme, producing the protein MTTASIPKQPLTDALDRQWSSLAELLAELSPAEWDTSSGLPGWTVRDVVAHLIGTESVLTGEQAPEADIDLAELPHVHNDIGAANERWVRALRDHTPEQLRTRFAEVTAARRAALAAMSQEDFDAPSWTPLGPGSYADFMRIRVFDSWMHEQDVRCAVGRPGHEGGVCAELAVDQIERALGFVIGKKAGAPRGSTVTLSLTGPVHRDVHVRVDERAAVVEALPRPATSVLRLSSSLAARLAGGRAEPADHLAEVELAGDRELGERIIRHLAFTI; encoded by the coding sequence TTGACCACAGCGAGCATCCCGAAGCAACCGCTGACCGACGCGCTCGACCGGCAGTGGTCGAGCCTCGCCGAGCTGCTGGCGGAGCTGTCCCCCGCCGAGTGGGACACGTCCAGCGGCCTGCCGGGCTGGACGGTACGCGACGTGGTCGCGCACCTGATCGGCACGGAGTCGGTGTTGACCGGTGAGCAGGCGCCGGAAGCCGACATCGACCTCGCGGAACTGCCGCATGTGCACAACGACATCGGGGCGGCCAACGAGCGGTGGGTACGGGCACTGCGCGACCACACGCCGGAACAGTTGCGTACCCGGTTCGCCGAGGTCACCGCGGCCAGGCGAGCCGCGCTGGCCGCGATGTCACAGGAGGACTTCGACGCGCCGAGTTGGACCCCACTCGGGCCGGGCAGCTATGCCGATTTCATGCGCATCCGGGTGTTCGACAGCTGGATGCACGAGCAGGACGTCCGGTGCGCCGTGGGCAGGCCGGGGCACGAGGGCGGGGTCTGCGCGGAGCTCGCCGTGGATCAGATCGAGCGGGCACTGGGGTTCGTCATCGGGAAGAAGGCGGGCGCCCCGAGGGGGTCCACGGTCACCCTGTCACTGACCGGGCCCGTCCACCGGGACGTGCACGTTCGCGTGGACGAACGTGCCGCGGTGGTCGAGGCGTTGCCCCGGCCCGCCACCAGCGTACTGAGACTCTCCTCGAGCCTGGCCGCCCGGCTGGCCGGTGGTCGGGCCGAACCGGCCGATCACCTGGCCGAGGTCGAACTGGCCGGTGATCGGGAGCTGGGCGAACGGATCATTCGTCATCTCGCCTTTACGATATGA
- a CDS encoding DsbA family protein, which yields MITPTAVDFHFDPMCPFAHQAARWIRAVREQAPITVSWRFFSLEEVNRAEGEKHPWQRDWSYGWSLMRIGALLRRRDMALLDAWYDAIGRALHERGEKPHEQATARRLLGELGLDAEILDRALADPSTHEDVYADHEHVVASGGFGVPTLFFADGQCLFGPVLVDPPTGPAALRLWDIVTGALEFPHLYELQRPKSGRDHRAIAQALEPYLRGRDWVSVDRGRVIPMPGPHQDGDHR from the coding sequence GTGATCACGCCGACCGCGGTCGACTTCCACTTCGACCCGATGTGCCCGTTCGCCCACCAGGCCGCACGTTGGATCCGGGCGGTGCGGGAGCAGGCGCCCATCACGGTGAGCTGGCGGTTCTTCAGTCTCGAGGAGGTCAATCGGGCGGAGGGTGAGAAACACCCGTGGCAACGCGATTGGTCCTACGGCTGGTCGTTGATGCGGATCGGTGCGCTGCTGCGCCGCAGGGACATGGCCCTGCTGGACGCCTGGTACGACGCGATCGGTCGAGCACTGCACGAGCGCGGTGAGAAGCCGCACGAGCAGGCGACCGCCCGGCGCCTGCTCGGCGAACTGGGGCTGGACGCCGAGATCCTCGACCGCGCCCTCGCCGACCCGAGCACGCACGAGGACGTGTACGCGGACCATGAACACGTGGTGGCGTCCGGCGGGTTCGGCGTGCCCACGCTGTTCTTCGCCGACGGCCAGTGCCTGTTCGGACCGGTGCTGGTCGACCCGCCCACCGGCCCGGCCGCCCTGCGCCTGTGGGACATCGTCACCGGCGCACTGGAGTTTCCTCACCTGTACGAACTGCAACGTCCCAAGAGCGGCCGCGACCACCGGGCCATCGCTCAGGCACTCGAACCCTACCTGCGAGGACGGGACTGGGTGAGCGTCGACCGTGGCCGGGTCATTCCGATGCCCGGCCCCCACCAGGACGGAGACCACCGTTGA
- a CDS encoding class I SAM-dependent methyltransferase, with protein MTTTSRCGPIPVPGWRSTSPAPRSNCRCGAEPGHCAAASEPCAPPPHGTGVVGEHDRPSGPAAGSGNAEPCEGWSLGRNGVVRYVILGAGLDIFVQRRPEFAGHLRVFELDQPGAQEWKHQRLIELGYGIPDWLRLVPADFDGGGSWWEQLCDAGFPTARNSTCTPSGLGRGCRPPTAKTVVAKEPFVSQGILRPAGQRTWSILINLLPADQSSLVRSSQWHMLDGRPRRSRPVVSLMSDLSQSCLGPVGREQCSRWCNKESDFRVNTTGTPVPRY; from the coding sequence GTGACCACGACTTCACGCTGCGGCCCGATCCCGGTACCGGGCTGGCGCTCAACCTCACCCGCACCTCGATCGAACTGCCGGTGCGGGGCGGAACCTGGGCACTGCGCCGCAGCTTCTGAACCCTGCGCACCTCCGCCGCACGGGACCGGAGTCGTCGGCGAGCACGACCGCCCGTCCGGTCCCGCCGCGGGGTCCGGCAACGCCGAGCCGTGCGAGGGCTGGAGCCTCGGCCGCAACGGTGTCGTCCGGTACGTCATCCTGGGGGCCGGCCTGGACATCTTCGTCCAGCGAAGGCCGGAGTTCGCCGGTCACCTCCGGGTGTTCGAGCTCGACCAGCCCGGTGCCCAGGAGTGGAAGCACCAGCGCCTGATCGAGCTCGGCTACGGTATCCCCGATTGGCTGCGGCTGGTGCCGGCCGACTTCGACGGAGGCGGGTCCTGGTGGGAGCAACTGTGCGACGCCGGTTTCCCAACCGCACGGAACTCGACCTGCACTCCATCCGGGCTCGGCCGTGGTTGCCGGCCACCAACGGCAAAAACGGTAGTGGCCAAAGAGCCTTTTGTTTCACAAGGAATTCTTCGGCCGGCCGGTCAGCGAACCTGGTCGATTCTCATCAATCTACTTCCAGCAGACCAGTCGTCGTTAGTACGATCCTCCCAGTGGCATATGCTCGACGGTCGGCCTCGGCGCTCACGGCCGGTGGTGTCATTGATGAGTGATCTTTCTCAGTCGTGCCTTGGTCCTGTTGGGCGTGAGCAATGCTCCCGGTGGTGTAACAAGGAATCAGATTTTCGTGTGAATACGACCGGAACTCCGGTGCCGCGATATTGA
- a CDS encoding ABC transporter permease: MPRRLRAAGWFLAPFALLAVIWAVTVEVTGVSARVFPQITEVAGALVEQVRTGELLAYTGASLRRVGIGAVAALLTAVPFGILLGASRVASALFAPLLRFSVALAGIAWIPLATLWIGFGEWAVVFIVWNAMFFAVTYNAMLGVQRIPTDLLRAARSMGGRGPRLLLGVLLPGALPNILAGLRVGLGYGWRGLVAAEIIAAGSGLGYAIFRAQQFYRTDVIIAGMVVIGALWLATDRLLLAPLERRTVERWGMKAVTS; this comes from the coding sequence ATGCCCCGCAGGCTGAGGGCCGCGGGCTGGTTCCTGGCTCCCTTCGCGCTGCTGGCGGTGATCTGGGCGGTGACGGTCGAGGTCACCGGAGTGTCGGCACGGGTGTTCCCGCAGATCACCGAGGTGGCCGGGGCGCTCGTGGAACAGGTCCGCACGGGTGAGCTACTCGCGTACACCGGTGCCAGCCTGCGGCGAGTCGGCATCGGTGCCGTGGCGGCGCTGCTGACCGCCGTGCCGTTCGGCATCCTGCTCGGCGCCAGCCGCGTGGCCTCCGCACTGTTCGCTCCGCTGCTACGGTTCTCCGTCGCGTTGGCAGGCATCGCCTGGATCCCGCTGGCCACCCTGTGGATCGGCTTCGGGGAATGGGCGGTTGTCTTCATCGTCTGGAACGCGATGTTCTTCGCCGTCACCTACAACGCGATGCTCGGTGTCCAGCGGATCCCGACCGACCTGCTACGGGCCGCACGGAGCATGGGCGGCCGAGGACCCCGGCTGCTGCTGGGCGTGCTGCTGCCCGGCGCACTGCCGAACATTCTCGCCGGGCTCCGTGTCGGGCTCGGGTACGGCTGGCGCGGGCTGGTCGCCGCGGAGATCATCGCCGCCGGCAGCGGTCTGGGTTACGCGATCTTCCGAGCCCAGCAGTTCTACCGCACGGACGTGATCATCGCCGGCATGGTCGTCATCGGTGCGCTGTGGTTGGCGACGGATCGGCTGCTGCTCGCGCCGCTGGAACGGCGCACGGTCGAGCGGTGGGGTATGAAGGCGGTGACCTCGTAG
- a CDS encoding ABC transporter permease — protein sequence MRDGSRWSRLVTHRAVRTFGPFLPLLLAWWVVAETELFPPAFFVGPVTVLAEFGDLIKKGILPAYLSDSLTRLASGVLFGLLIGVPAGFLVALSRRVRKLVWPLLLFFQAVADIAWLPIVIVWFGFSLTAVTVVIVYTVVFPLVISIVAGVEQLPRDLPRAARSLGAGRFGVFLDVVLPGALPALATGVRTGLGYGWRALIAAEIIVGTSGIGFMMFDARRGAEVTGVFVGMITLGVLWFALDALILAPFERGTVQRWGMVRTAEVGR from the coding sequence GTGCGGGACGGATCCCGGTGGAGCCGACTGGTCACGCACCGGGCGGTTCGCACGTTCGGCCCGTTCCTGCCGCTGCTGCTCGCCTGGTGGGTCGTGGCGGAAACGGAACTGTTCCCGCCCGCGTTCTTCGTCGGCCCGGTGACCGTACTCGCCGAGTTCGGCGATCTGATCAAGAAGGGCATCCTGCCCGCGTACCTGTCCGACTCGTTGACCAGGTTGGCCAGCGGAGTGCTGTTCGGCCTGCTCATCGGCGTTCCAGCCGGGTTCCTGGTGGCCCTGTCCCGGCGGGTCCGCAAGCTGGTGTGGCCGCTGCTGCTGTTCTTCCAGGCCGTCGCCGACATCGCCTGGCTACCGATCGTGATCGTCTGGTTCGGGTTCAGCCTGACCGCCGTCACCGTCGTCATCGTCTACACGGTCGTGTTCCCGCTCGTGATCAGCATCGTCGCCGGGGTCGAGCAACTGCCCAGGGACCTGCCCCGCGCGGCGCGCAGCCTGGGTGCCGGGCGGTTCGGCGTGTTCCTCGACGTCGTCCTGCCCGGCGCGTTACCCGCACTGGCCACCGGCGTCCGGACCGGCCTCGGCTACGGTTGGCGCGCCCTGATCGCCGCCGAGATCATCGTCGGCACCAGCGGGATCGGGTTCATGATGTTCGACGCGCGTCGCGGTGCCGAGGTGACCGGCGTGTTCGTCGGGATGATCACGCTCGGCGTGCTGTGGTTCGCCCTGGACGCCCTGATCCTGGCGCCGTTCGAGCGCGGCACGGTGCAGCGCTGGGGGATGGTCCGCACCGCGGAGGTGGGGAGATGA
- the galE gene encoding UDP-glucose 4-epimerase GalE, with product MPTATEKQDKPRKLVVTGGAGYIGSVCAARLVEAGHEVVVVDDLSTGHADAVPHGARFIEGDAAETAETLLAEGFDGVLHFAAKSLVGESMQAPGLYWHGNVLTSLRLLEAMRTHGTPRLVFSSTAATYGEPEQAPIPESAPTRPSNTYGATKLAIDHAITSYARAHGLAAVSLRYFNVAGAYGNYGERHTTETHLIPLVLQVATGDRTQVQIYGDDYPTEDGTAVRDYIHVNDLAEAHLLAVAHARPGEHRIYNLGNGTGFSVQQVIDTCRAVTGHAIPAVLAPRRAGDPAVLVAASDRAREELGWKPERAELSEIVADAWTFTQGRAAR from the coding sequence ATGCCCACCGCGACGGAGAAGCAGGACAAGCCCCGCAAGCTGGTCGTCACCGGCGGCGCGGGCTACATCGGCAGCGTCTGCGCCGCACGCCTGGTGGAGGCGGGCCATGAGGTGGTGGTGGTCGATGACCTGTCCACCGGGCACGCGGACGCGGTCCCCCATGGCGCACGATTCATCGAGGGCGACGCCGCCGAGACGGCGGAGACGCTGCTGGCCGAGGGGTTCGACGGGGTGCTGCACTTCGCCGCGAAGTCGCTCGTCGGCGAGTCCATGCAGGCTCCCGGCCTGTACTGGCATGGGAACGTCCTCACTTCCTTGCGGCTGCTGGAAGCCATGCGCACGCACGGCACACCGCGGCTGGTGTTCTCCTCCACCGCGGCGACGTACGGCGAGCCCGAGCAGGCCCCGATCCCGGAGTCCGCGCCGACGAGGCCGAGCAACACCTATGGCGCCACCAAACTGGCCATCGACCACGCGATCACCAGCTACGCCCGCGCGCACGGGCTCGCCGCGGTGAGCCTGCGGTACTTCAACGTCGCGGGCGCCTACGGGAACTACGGCGAGCGGCACACCACCGAAACCCATCTGATCCCGCTGGTGCTCCAGGTCGCCACCGGCGACCGGACGCAGGTGCAGATCTATGGCGACGACTACCCGACCGAGGACGGGACGGCGGTCCGCGACTACATCCACGTGAACGACCTTGCCGAGGCCCACCTCCTCGCCGTGGCGCACGCCCGGCCCGGGGAGCACCGGATCTACAACCTGGGCAACGGCACCGGCTTCTCCGTGCAGCAGGTGATCGACACCTGCCGCGCGGTAACCGGCCACGCCATCCCGGCGGTGCTCGCCCCGCGCCGGGCCGGCGACCCGGCGGTGCTGGTGGCCGCCAGCGACCGGGCCAGGGAGGAGCTCGGCTGGAAGCCCGAGCGGGCCGAGCTGTCCGAGATCGTCGCCGATGCCTGGACCTTCACCCAGGGCCGCGCGGCGCGGTAG